One window of Mesorhizobium loti R88b genomic DNA carries:
- a CDS encoding nuclear transport factor 2 family protein — translation MNKNYEAIKAHYAGSDAKDLSAMMAPVTSCTAWTEMAGFPYAGTYVGPDAIIEGVFKRIGEEWDGYALKLEKLVDGGTTIVGIGTYSGTYKKTGKPMSARVVHVWEMEDGKALSFEQFTDTRLVAAATA, via the coding sequence GTGAATAAAAACTACGAAGCGATCAAGGCGCATTACGCCGGCTCCGACGCCAAGGATCTCTCGGCGATGATGGCGCCGGTCACCAGCTGCACTGCCTGGACCGAGATGGCAGGGTTTCCCTATGCCGGCACCTATGTCGGCCCTGACGCCATCATCGAAGGCGTGTTCAAGCGCATCGGCGAGGAGTGGGACGGCTACGCCCTGAAGCTCGAAAAACTGGTCGATGGCGGCACCACCATTGTCGGCATCGGCACCTATTCGGGCACCTACAAAAAGACCGGCAAGCCGATGTCGGCGCGCGTCGTCCATGTCTGGGAAATGGAGGACGGCAAGGCGCTCAGTTTCGAGCAGTTCACCGACACCAGGCTGGTCGCGGCAGCGACGGCCTGA
- a CDS encoding MoaF C-terminal domain-containing protein, with product MNDQNRPADWKHFDDFATGIAANRLATTDALRGQTFKITLDTGRTIDLAFTSDDTVAWSEGSEAGADWYEALEVASNVFFINMIFSARPTEDEAFIVNTSTRRVLSVRERVRDASEAPGEPLVAQTWSAGVLGDPSVAPTGIAPAPTRDLIGLTAHYTYSPNHVYEHIYLSSERYAWQNLVGIQRGHGDVDLATTWKFAENQYVFGFREFIIPVASLFFYNWDVMHSTGKFLGVTSQGKIENKPAGARIEKKSRTAYDKGKAPV from the coding sequence ATGAACGACCAGAACAGACCGGCCGATTGGAAGCATTTTGACGATTTCGCCACCGGGATCGCCGCCAACCGGCTGGCGACGACGGATGCGCTGCGCGGCCAGACCTTCAAGATCACGCTCGACACCGGCCGCACCATCGACCTTGCCTTCACATCTGATGACACGGTGGCGTGGAGCGAAGGCAGCGAGGCGGGTGCCGACTGGTACGAGGCGCTGGAAGTCGCTTCCAACGTGTTCTTCATCAACATGATCTTCTCGGCGCGGCCAACGGAAGACGAGGCCTTCATCGTCAACACAAGCACGCGCCGCGTCCTGTCGGTGCGCGAACGGGTGCGCGATGCCAGTGAAGCGCCCGGCGAGCCGCTCGTGGCGCAGACCTGGTCGGCCGGCGTGCTCGGCGATCCCTCGGTTGCGCCGACCGGCATCGCGCCGGCGCCGACCCGCGACCTGATCGGGCTGACCGCGCACTACACATACAGCCCTAACCACGTCTACGAGCACATCTATCTCTCCTCCGAGCGCTATGCCTGGCAGAACCTCGTCGGCATCCAGCGCGGCCATGGCGATGTCGATTTGGCGACGACCTGGAAGTTCGCCGAGAACCAGTATGTGTTCGGCTTCCGCGAGTTCATCATCCCCGTCGCCTCGCTGTTTTTCTACAATTGGGACGTCATGCACTCGACAGGGAAATTCCTCGGCGTCACCAGCCAGGGCAAGATCGAGAACAAGCCGGCCGGCGCCCGGATCGAGAAGAAATCCAGAACCGCCTACGACAAGGGCAAGGCGCCGGTTTGA
- a CDS encoding PfkB family carbohydrate kinase, giving the protein MSTVIVVGHVNYDQVWALSSPLASGARIVYSNRSVRLGGGGFHTSTQLAKLGNDVRLVSNLMDDDHGRAALATLQASGIDTGYVTMRAGETQFTEILLEPSGERTILNSGGQMRPPYAAPEPVTGDAAYLNALVLDDGIVASLKTIPLVISQFPLRTASPRPADIVIGSRADFPGEDTQDIWERASRIAGPRLKTLVLTVGTRPISLYDGKALRQVTPLKQVSVPDTIGAGDCFTGIFLHGLLQGLGLELSAEQASQQTAEWLSERSRTG; this is encoded by the coding sequence ATGAGCACAGTCATCGTTGTCGGCCATGTCAATTACGACCAGGTCTGGGCACTGTCCTCGCCGCTCGCCTCGGGCGCGCGCATCGTCTATTCCAACCGCAGCGTCAGGCTCGGCGGCGGCGGCTTCCACACCAGCACCCAACTGGCGAAGCTCGGCAACGATGTGCGGCTGGTCAGCAATCTGATGGACGACGACCATGGCCGGGCAGCCCTTGCGACACTGCAGGCAAGCGGCATCGATACCGGCTATGTCACCATGCGGGCTGGCGAAACCCAGTTTACCGAAATCCTGCTCGAGCCGAGTGGTGAGCGCACCATTCTGAACAGTGGCGGCCAGATGCGCCCGCCCTACGCCGCACCCGAACCCGTCACCGGCGATGCCGCCTACCTCAACGCCCTCGTGCTTGACGACGGCATCGTCGCCTCGCTGAAGACGATCCCGCTGGTCATTTCGCAGTTCCCGCTGCGCACCGCCTCACCGCGCCCGGCCGACATCGTCATCGGATCGCGTGCCGATTTTCCCGGCGAGGACACGCAAGATATCTGGGAGCGAGCGTCACGGATTGCCGGGCCGCGCCTGAAGACGCTGGTGCTGACCGTTGGAACGCGCCCGATCTCGCTCTATGATGGCAAGGCCCTGAGACAAGTCACGCCGCTGAAGCAGGTTTCCGTGCCCGACACGATCGGTGCCGGCGACTGCTTCACCGGCATATTCCTGCATGGCCTGCTGCAGGGGCTTGGCCTTGAGCTTTCCGCCGAACAGGCCAGCCAGCAAACCGCCGAATGGCTGTCGGAACGATCCCGTACCGGCTGA
- a CDS encoding SDR family NAD(P)-dependent oxidoreductase has translation MRFLGKTAFITGGGTGIGAAVARRMAADGAKVVLMGRRREPLEAVTRDIGGLVVQGDAADPKAVRAALADVHEKIGPVDILVANAGGHGVGPTISMSDETWSLATRSNLDTAFVCARECLPDLIAQKGNIVVVASIAGLFAGPDAAGYVTMKHACIGFGKSLARDYGRKGVRTNIICPGWVSTDMADEQMEVIVEKHGLGSIEEAYRLVTKDVPLGRPATPEEVSNVICFVASSEAAMMNGSILTVDGGATVVDLPTLAFVD, from the coding sequence ATGCGATTTCTTGGAAAAACGGCTTTCATCACTGGCGGCGGCACCGGCATCGGTGCGGCGGTCGCCAGGCGCATGGCGGCCGACGGCGCCAAAGTGGTGCTGATGGGCCGGCGGCGCGAGCCGCTGGAGGCCGTGACCAGGGACATTGGCGGCCTGGTCGTGCAGGGCGATGCCGCCGACCCCAAGGCGGTGCGGGCGGCGCTGGCCGACGTGCATGAGAAAATCGGGCCGGTCGACATTCTCGTTGCCAATGCCGGCGGCCATGGCGTCGGCCCGACCATTTCGATGAGCGACGAGACCTGGAGCCTGGCGACGCGCAGCAATCTCGACACCGCCTTCGTCTGCGCCCGTGAATGTCTGCCGGACCTGATTGCGCAGAAGGGCAACATCGTCGTCGTCGCCTCGATCGCCGGCCTGTTTGCTGGCCCCGACGCGGCCGGCTACGTCACCATGAAACATGCCTGCATCGGCTTCGGCAAATCGCTGGCGCGCGACTATGGCCGCAAGGGCGTGCGCACCAACATCATCTGCCCGGGCTGGGTGTCGACCGACATGGCCGACGAGCAGATGGAGGTGATCGTCGAAAAGCACGGGCTTGGCTCGATCGAGGAAGCCTACCGGCTGGTGACCAAGGACGTCCCGCTCGGCCGGCCGGCGACGCCGGAAGAGGTCTCCAACGTCATCTGTTTCGTCGCCTCCAGCGAGGCGGCGATGATGAACGGTTCGATCCTGACGGTGGATGGCGGCGCCACCGTCGTCGACCTGCCCACGCTTGCCTTTGTCGATTGA
- a CDS encoding YceI family protein: protein MRTRKLTAALAFASICAFASAAHADNYEIDGQHAWVTFTIKHGIYGTAHGQFDAVKGAIVMDKADPSKSSVKAEIEVGSVHTAYDQRDSDLKGPDFFNAAEFPAISFESTKVEKVSDIKGKVTGNLTISGVSKEITLDVTLVNEAPAPWDATLTKAAFTATGKVSTADFPMANAAAGFGLGPDVNIVIDLEAVKK from the coding sequence GTGAGAACAAGAAAACTGACGGCCGCGCTGGCCTTTGCCTCGATATGCGCTTTCGCATCGGCAGCACACGCCGACAATTACGAGATCGATGGCCAGCATGCGTGGGTTACCTTCACCATCAAGCACGGCATCTATGGCACCGCGCACGGCCAGTTCGATGCGGTGAAGGGCGCGATCGTCATGGACAAAGCCGATCCGTCGAAGAGCAGCGTCAAAGCCGAGATCGAGGTCGGCTCGGTGCACACCGCCTATGACCAGCGCGACAGCGATCTGAAGGGCCCCGACTTCTTCAACGCGGCCGAATTCCCGGCGATCTCGTTTGAAAGCACCAAGGTCGAGAAGGTCAGCGATATCAAAGGCAAGGTCACCGGCAACCTCACCATCAGCGGTGTGTCCAAGGAGATCACGCTCGATGTGACGCTGGTCAACGAGGCGCCGGCGCCGTGGGACGCGACACTGACCAAGGCGGCGTTCACCGCCACAGGAAAAGTCAGCACGGCTGATTTCCCGATGGCCAATGCCGCCGCCGGTTTCGGCCTTGGGCCTGACGTTAACATCGTCATAGATCTCGAAGCGGTGAAGAAATAG
- a CDS encoding aldehyde dehydrogenase family protein, which yields MNERIVPPISAAAAAFLARSHRPFINGRFVDGPFMGGLAGEGLAVDDSASGEIVAHVPESGVELVDQAVRAARAALEGPWASMRPVDRQNLMLKLADAVEAEADLLAEIESIENGKSLGVARMLSAGGTVDWLRYYAGWATKIEGSTFQVSIPVPPGAKHQAMTVMEPVGVVGAIVPWNFPLLIGMWKIAPALACGCTVVLKPPQETPLGLLRLAELIEAVGFPPGVVNIVTGSGSVTGEALIRHPGIDKLTFTGSTEVGKRVGHAAVDRVARFTLELGSKSPMILLADMEEGIEPLIAGLGMFFNQGQVCTSASRLLIEKSIYDRTLSRLAEIADGMTLGAGRDAGAQINPLVSAKHRRSVEGFVERGLAAGGERVSGARPVPARGHYVAPTILHNVRPDMEIMREEVFGPVVAAMPVADLDEAIRIANDTRYGLSASIWTRDMGKAMTAIHGLKAGTVWVNSHNTLDPAAPFGGFKQSGIGREHGRAAIDGYLETKTVIMRYA from the coding sequence GTGAACGAGAGAATTGTGCCGCCGATCAGCGCAGCGGCCGCCGCTTTCCTGGCGCGTTCGCACCGCCCATTCATCAATGGCCGCTTCGTCGACGGGCCCTTTATGGGTGGCTTGGCCGGCGAAGGCCTCGCCGTTGATGATTCCGCCTCCGGCGAAATCGTAGCGCATGTTCCCGAGAGCGGCGTCGAACTGGTCGACCAGGCGGTGCGTGCGGCACGCGCGGCGCTCGAAGGCCCATGGGCCTCGATGCGCCCGGTCGATCGCCAGAACCTGATGCTGAAACTCGCCGATGCTGTCGAGGCCGAGGCCGACCTTTTGGCCGAGATCGAAAGCATCGAGAACGGCAAATCGCTCGGCGTCGCCCGCATGCTGAGCGCCGGCGGCACCGTCGACTGGCTGCGCTACTATGCCGGCTGGGCGACCAAGATCGAGGGCTCGACCTTCCAGGTCTCCATCCCCGTGCCGCCGGGCGCGAAACACCAGGCAATGACGGTGATGGAACCGGTCGGCGTCGTCGGCGCCATCGTGCCGTGGAACTTCCCGCTGCTGATTGGCATGTGGAAGATCGCCCCGGCGCTGGCCTGCGGCTGCACCGTGGTTTTGAAGCCGCCACAGGAAACGCCACTGGGCCTGCTCAGGCTGGCCGAACTGATCGAAGCCGTTGGCTTCCCGCCGGGCGTCGTCAACATCGTCACCGGCAGCGGCTCCGTCACCGGCGAAGCGCTGATCCGCCATCCCGGCATCGACAAGCTGACCTTCACCGGCTCGACGGAGGTCGGCAAGCGCGTCGGCCATGCGGCGGTCGACCGTGTTGCGCGCTTCACGCTGGAGCTTGGCTCGAAATCGCCGATGATCCTGCTTGCCGACATGGAGGAAGGCATCGAGCCGCTGATCGCGGGGCTCGGCATGTTCTTCAACCAGGGCCAGGTCTGCACCTCGGCGTCGCGGCTGCTGATCGAAAAGTCGATCTACGACCGCACGCTTTCTCGCCTTGCCGAAATCGCCGATGGCATGACGCTGGGCGCCGGCCGCGACGCGGGGGCGCAGATCAACCCGCTGGTCTCGGCCAAGCACCGCAGAAGCGTCGAAGGCTTTGTCGAGCGCGGCCTGGCGGCGGGCGGCGAACGGGTCAGCGGCGCGCGGCCTGTGCCGGCCAGGGGCCATTATGTGGCGCCGACCATCCTGCACAATGTCCGCCCTGACATGGAGATCATGCGCGAGGAGGTGTTCGGGCCGGTGGTGGCGGCAATGCCGGTCGCCGACCTCGACGAGGCGATCCGCATCGCCAACGACACGCGCTACGGCCTCTCGGCCTCGATATGGACCCGCGACATGGGCAAGGCGATGACCGCCATCCATGGCCTCAAGGCCGGCACCGTCTGGGTCAATTCGCACAACACACTCGACCCGGCGGCACCGTTCGGCGGCTTCAAACAGTCCGGCATCGGCCGCGAGCATGGCCGCGCGGCAATAGACGGCTATCTCGAGACCAAGACCGTCATCATGCGGTATGCCTGA
- a CDS encoding alpha-D-ribose 1-methylphosphonate 5-triphosphate diphosphatase encodes MWLSEFEIVLRDRVIPNGAVRIENGRIAEIRDKPVEHADIEGGGRLLLPGFIDMHGDMVEREVEPRIGVHVPMPIGIAELDKKLASCGVTTAYAALSFIGASVTSGVMRSEDHTTAIIDTIAGMKDDLLVDHRIHARFEVTFTPAIPKLQKLMDAGRLHLISLMDHTPGQGQYRDVELYIARIAKERGMSVAAASEVVGKRMAGRNGQGDVLNALQDLSARAHAAGIVLASHDDDTLEKVELVHGLGAALSEFPVTLEAAQEARRLGMYTAMGAPNALRGESYSGNLSARQAYQAGLLDMLASDYHPASILPAVLGLAKLRGDGLAAAAALTSANPAMALGLADRGAIEPGLLADLVVADRQPVPRVRATFRAGRMIYGDGTLASARKAGRLDHAMAERVPAAL; translated from the coding sequence ATGTGGCTGAGTGAATTCGAAATTGTCCTGCGCGACCGCGTCATCCCGAACGGCGCGGTCAGGATCGAGAATGGCCGGATCGCCGAGATCCGCGACAAGCCTGTCGAGCATGCCGATATCGAGGGCGGCGGCCGCCTGCTGCTGCCCGGCTTCATCGACATGCATGGCGACATGGTGGAGAGGGAAGTCGAGCCGCGCATCGGCGTCCACGTGCCGATGCCGATCGGCATTGCCGAGCTCGACAAGAAGCTCGCCTCCTGCGGCGTCACCACCGCCTATGCCGCGCTTTCCTTCATCGGCGCCAGCGTCACCAGCGGCGTCATGCGCTCAGAAGATCATACGACTGCGATCATCGACACCATCGCCGGTATGAAGGACGATCTGCTGGTCGATCACCGCATCCATGCCCGCTTCGAAGTGACCTTCACCCCTGCGATTCCCAAGCTGCAGAAGCTGATGGACGCCGGCAGGCTTCATTTGATCTCGCTGATGGATCATACGCCCGGACAGGGGCAGTACCGCGACGTCGAACTCTACATCGCCCGCATCGCCAAGGAGCGCGGCATGTCGGTTGCGGCGGCCTCCGAAGTCGTCGGCAAGCGCATGGCCGGCCGCAACGGCCAGGGCGATGTGCTGAACGCCCTGCAGGATCTGTCGGCGCGTGCGCACGCCGCCGGCATCGTGCTCGCCTCCCATGACGACGACACGCTGGAAAAGGTGGAGCTGGTCCATGGCCTGGGTGCCGCGCTCTCGGAATTCCCGGTGACCCTGGAAGCAGCGCAGGAAGCCCGCAGGCTCGGCATGTACACAGCGATGGGCGCGCCCAACGCGCTGCGCGGAGAATCCTATTCCGGCAATCTTTCCGCCCGGCAGGCCTACCAGGCCGGACTGCTCGACATGCTGGCCAGCGACTACCACCCAGCCTCGATCCTGCCGGCCGTGCTTGGCCTGGCCAAGCTGCGGGGTGATGGCCTCGCGGCGGCGGCGGCACTCACAAGCGCCAATCCGGCCATGGCCCTGGGGCTTGCCGACCGCGGCGCCATCGAACCCGGCCTTCTGGCAGATCTCGTCGTGGCCGACCGCCAGCCAGTGCCACGTGTCCGTGCCACCTTCCGCGCCGGCCGCATGATCTACGGCGACGGCACGCTGGCGTCGGCCCGGAAGGCGGGACGCCTTGACCATGCCATGGCTGAGCGGGTACCCGCCGCGCTCTGA
- a CDS encoding GMC family oxidoreductase: MSAAYDYIIAGAGSAGCTLANRLVNAGKRVLVVEAGPADNTRLIDIPATFAKVIGTARSWIYESEPEPSVGGRRLPVPQGRTLGGGSSINAMLYIRGQPQDYDGWHDLGCPGWGWDEVLPVFRRLERNERLAGERHGTEGPLPVSDPRHRHPLSLAYIKAAQQAGYRYNDDFNGARQEGVGFYQTTTANGERQSAAKVFLRPLAGNANLTVITDALVTGVTLENGAASGLAYTTSDGQNHVATAKAEVILAAGALATPKLMMLSGLGPTEHLAGLGIPVIRDMPSVGRDLQDHVAAPVYALTRQPISLLGEDRGLRALRHGLQYLMFRTGLLTSNVVESGGFFDTDGDGRPDIQFHVLPVMIESAEHGSIERHGMELNPCVLRPKSRGTVRLRSRDAAAPIRFTTGFLSDASDLALLLAGMKIARTILRQPALQAVVAEELSPGEDADLSDQSISDHILEHAKTVYHPCGTCRMGSDGDAVVDPQLRVRGVPRLRICDASIMPRLISGNTNAPVIMIADRCADFILGG; the protein is encoded by the coding sequence ATGAGCGCTGCGTACGACTACATCATCGCCGGCGCCGGCTCGGCCGGCTGCACGCTGGCCAACCGGCTGGTCAATGCGGGCAAGCGCGTGCTGGTGGTCGAGGCCGGCCCGGCCGACAACACGCGCCTCATCGACATTCCCGCCACCTTCGCCAAGGTGATCGGCACGGCGCGCAGCTGGATCTATGAATCCGAGCCTGAGCCCAGCGTCGGCGGCCGCCGGCTGCCGGTGCCGCAGGGCCGCACGCTGGGCGGCGGCTCGTCGATCAACGCCATGCTCTACATCAGGGGCCAGCCACAGGACTATGATGGCTGGCACGACCTCGGCTGCCCCGGCTGGGGCTGGGACGAGGTGCTGCCGGTGTTCCGGCGGCTGGAGCGCAATGAGCGCCTCGCCGGCGAGCGCCACGGCACCGAGGGACCATTGCCGGTCTCCGACCCGCGCCACCGCCACCCGCTTTCCTTGGCCTATATCAAGGCCGCGCAGCAGGCTGGCTACCGCTACAATGACGACTTCAACGGCGCCAGGCAGGAAGGCGTCGGCTTCTACCAGACGACGACCGCCAATGGCGAACGCCAGTCGGCGGCAAAGGTGTTCCTGAGGCCGCTGGCCGGCAACGCCAACCTCACCGTGATCACCGATGCGCTGGTCACCGGCGTGACCCTGGAAAACGGTGCGGCGAGCGGCCTCGCCTACACCACGTCGGACGGCCAGAACCATGTGGCGACGGCGAAGGCCGAAGTCATCCTCGCCGCCGGTGCGCTGGCGACGCCCAAGCTGATGATGCTGTCAGGCCTTGGCCCGACCGAACACCTGGCCGGGCTTGGCATTCCCGTCATCCGCGACATGCCATCGGTCGGCCGCGACCTGCAGGACCATGTCGCTGCGCCCGTCTATGCGCTGACACGCCAGCCGATCTCGCTGCTGGGTGAGGATCGCGGCCTGCGGGCGCTGCGCCACGGCTTGCAATACCTGATGTTCCGCACCGGCCTGCTCACCTCCAACGTCGTCGAGAGCGGCGGCTTCTTCGACACCGATGGCGACGGAAGGCCCGATATCCAGTTCCACGTCCTGCCGGTGATGATCGAAAGCGCCGAGCACGGCTCGATCGAGCGCCACGGCATGGAGCTCAACCCTTGTGTGCTCAGGCCAAAGTCACGCGGCACGGTCAGGCTGCGCTCGCGTGACGCGGCCGCCCCGATCCGCTTCACAACCGGCTTCCTGTCTGATGCCAGTGATCTCGCTCTGCTGCTCGCCGGCATGAAGATCGCCCGCACTATCCTGCGCCAGCCGGCGCTGCAGGCCGTGGTCGCCGAGGAGCTGTCGCCGGGCGAGGACGCCGATCTTTCCGATCAATCCATATCAGACCACATCCTCGAACACGCCAAGACGGTCTATCACCCCTGCGGCACCTGCCGGATGGGCAGCGACGGCGACGCCGTGGTCGATCCGCAACTGCGCGTGCGCGGCGTGCCGCGCCTGCGCATCTGCGATGCCTCGATCATGCCGCGCCTGATCAGCGGCAACACCAACGCCCCGGTGATCATGATCGCCGACCGCTGCGCCGATTTTATCCTGGGCGGGTAA
- a CDS encoding amino acid ABC transporter substrate-binding protein: MGNSLKAMLAGLVLSAAFAAGTGLANAGDTEIVIGAPISLTGPLAGDGKEQKWAYEQAVADINKAGGIMVKSAGKKLPVRLVIADDESSEGKVASALENLIKVQKVDALLSTHSGPMNIAGAIVAEKYKKFYMITTAFPFEWQPLKLKYSALFFFHPGPGAEVPFEIWDKLPANEKPKNPALVTEDSPDGKGFGGAFEAAAKKYGYTFAVDDPWAIGATDYSALITKLKAANVDAMLVFGSPADTVTLLRQMKELGFSVPYLHGWKGTWTGEFHEALGPDSDYILTDGFWSASYPYKGAKELGDRYEAEFKKDSVTVGAFYANAQVLAQAIEKAGSTDAGALHDAIFGQEFKDTVVGDLKFDQTGFALIPSVATQWWQGKHQLIFPNGNWTYKPAPAWDKR; the protein is encoded by the coding sequence ATGGGAAACAGTCTGAAGGCAATGCTGGCAGGCCTGGTCCTGTCGGCCGCGTTCGCGGCCGGCACCGGTTTGGCGAATGCCGGCGACACCGAGATCGTCATCGGCGCGCCGATCTCCCTGACCGGGCCGCTGGCCGGCGACGGCAAGGAGCAGAAATGGGCCTATGAGCAGGCCGTGGCCGACATCAACAAGGCCGGCGGCATCATGGTGAAATCGGCCGGCAAGAAGCTGCCGGTGCGGCTCGTCATCGCCGACGATGAAAGCTCCGAAGGCAAGGTTGCGTCCGCGCTGGAAAACCTGATCAAGGTGCAGAAGGTCGATGCGCTGTTGTCGACCCATTCGGGACCGATGAACATCGCTGGCGCCATCGTCGCCGAGAAGTACAAGAAATTCTACATGATCACGACGGCCTTCCCGTTCGAATGGCAGCCGCTGAAGCTGAAATATTCAGCCCTGTTCTTCTTCCATCCGGGGCCTGGCGCGGAAGTGCCATTCGAGATCTGGGACAAGCTGCCGGCCAACGAGAAGCCCAAGAACCCGGCGCTGGTCACCGAGGATTCGCCTGACGGCAAGGGCTTTGGCGGCGCCTTCGAGGCGGCGGCCAAGAAGTATGGCTACACCTTCGCCGTCGACGATCCCTGGGCGATTGGCGCGACGGATTATTCGGCGCTGATCACCAAGCTCAAGGCCGCCAATGTCGACGCCATGCTGGTGTTCGGCTCACCGGCCGACACGGTGACGCTGCTGCGCCAGATGAAGGAGCTCGGCTTCTCCGTGCCTTATCTGCATGGCTGGAAGGGCACCTGGACGGGCGAGTTCCACGAAGCGCTCGGGCCGGATTCCGATTATATCCTGACCGACGGTTTCTGGTCGGCGAGCTATCCCTACAAGGGCGCCAAGGAGCTTGGCGACCGCTACGAGGCCGAGTTCAAGAAGGACTCCGTCACCGTCGGCGCCTTCTACGCCAATGCGCAGGTGCTGGCGCAGGCAATCGAGAAGGCCGGCTCCACCGATGCCGGTGCGCTGCATGACGCAATCTTCGGCCAGGAGTTCAAGGACACGGTGGTCGGCGATCTCAAATTCGACCAGACCGGCTTTGCCCTCATCCCCAGCGTCGCCACGCAATGGTGGCAAGGCAAGCACCAGCTGATCTTCCCGAACGGCAACTGGACCTACAAACCGGCGCCGGCCTGGGACAAGCGCTGA